The following is a genomic window from Sutcliffiella horikoshii.
CCAGACCGAATAAAATCAAGTCTGGGTCGACAGCATAAACCGCTTCTGCTATTGCTGTAGCCACCATTTCATCTTTGGATGCAAGGTTATACAAAGCTCCGTGCGGTTTTACATGGTGCACATGGGTACCAGCAACCTTGGCAGCCGCTTGGATTGCCCCAATCTGATAGACTACAAGGTTGAAAATTTCCTGTTTACTCATATGCATATCACGGCGACCGAATCCGGCAAGGTCAGGAAAGCCAGGGTGAGCTCCGATGGAGACTCCAAGCTCTGCTGCTTTCTGGACCGTTTTCATCAGAACGTTGTAATCGCCAGCATGAAAACCGCAGGCGATATTAGCTGAAGAAATATACTGAAGGACTTCCTCGTCATTTCCGATCGTATAGGCACCAAAACTTTCCCCTAAATCACTGTTTAAATCAACGGTCTTCATCGTGTGCTCCCCCTTTCTCATAACTTTTCACTTTATATTCTCCACGTGCGACTGCTTCTTCTATTTCTTCATATTCTTTTTGGCCAACAGGAACGAAGCGGATATAAGCCCCGGCAGATAAAAGAATCGGATCCTCCCTCTCCGGGTCATAAAGCTTTACGGGCGTTCTCCCGATAATCTGCCATCCACCTGGAGTTTCTAATGGATACACGCCTGTTTGTTCCCCCGCTATCCCAACAGAACCTGCCTCAATTTTCGCGCGCGGGTTCTCACGTCTTGGAGTAGCGATTTCTTTTGGCATGCCCCCTAAGTAAGGAAAGCCGGGCACAAATCCCATCATGTAAATGAGATAAGGCTGGGCAGAATGGATAGAGATTACCTCATCTTCAGACATTTCATTGTGGCTTGCCACTTCCGACAGGTCAGGACCCACCTCTCCTCCATACAGGACAGGGATTTCATACACAGTAGAGTTAGATTGAAAGTCTGCCTTATGCAACTTCTCCTGTATGTCCTCAAGTTTTTTGCACAAATCCTTATAGACTATTTTATCCGGTTGATAGAAAATAGTGAGCGTCGTATAGGCCGGCACCCACTCTATAATGCCTTCAATATTTTGCTTCCTAAGATAATCTGCAAACATTCTTATCAGCTGATTCGTGTCTTCTGATATGTCGGACCCAAATAGAACCTGTAAACCTGTATCCCCTAAAGGATGAAATTGAACTTTCAATTTGGCTCCCCTCCCCATGTTCTGTCTATTTTATGAGAATAATTTTGGCACCTGGTTAATCAACGTGACCGCTGCCAAGTATGCTGTTGCGATAAAAACAATCGCACCAAAAATCGTTAACCACATCGGATGTTTGTAATCCCCGACAATTTCTTTTTTATATGCAGCTATCAATAGCGTTCCAAGTGCGACAGGTAAAATAAGTCCGTTAAACGCACCAGCCAAGATCAACAACAGAACCGGCTCGCCGATAAGAGCAAAGATAATGGTCGACACAACAATGAATCCGATGATGACCTTCGAGTTATTCCGATCAATCTTTTTAGACAGTGTTCGTAAAAAAGAAACGGATGTATATGCTGCCCCGACAACAGAGGTAATTCCTGCAGCCCAAAGCACAAGGCCGAACATTTTATAACCAACCATACCTGCTGCTTCCATAAATACGGATGCCGGTGGATTGTTTGGATCTAGTTTGAAGCCCGTTGCAACCACTCCAAGTACAGCAAGGAATAAGAAAATCCGCATGATGGAAGCGATAACAATTCCGGTTACCGAACTCTTCGTTACTTGATGAAGATTTTCCTTCCCGCTAATCCCTGCATCCAACAGTCTATGTCCACCCGCGAATGTGATATACCCCCCAACTGTCCCACCAACAAGGGTAATAATCGCAAACACATCAATGGTTTCCGGCGCAAACGTACGGAAAACAGCCTCTCCTACAGGCGGATTACTTTGGAATGCCACATAAAGGGTGAGCAATACCATCATCAATCCCAAATAACGAGCAATCTTGTCCATTGCCACTCCAGCTTCTTTGGATAGGAAAATCCCTATCGCAATGGCCGCGGTGATGACGGCTCCAATTCGCACATCAATACCGAAAAGGACGTTCATTCCAAGGCCCGCGCCGCCAATGTTACCGACGTTGAATGCCAGACCGCCCAAGGCGACCGCAAAAGCGAGGAAATACCCCAGCCCAGGCAAGACCATGTTCGCTATATCCTGCCCTCTTTTTTTAGAAACGGCAATAATTCTCCATACATTTACCTGTACCCCGATGTCTAAGATAATCGACATTAAAATGACAAAACCGAAACTAGCTAAAAGTTGTTCGGTAAATACAGCCGTCTGCGTTAAAAATCCTGGTCCGATGGCAGATGCCCCCATCAGGAAAGCCGCACCAAGCAGGACACTCCAATTACTCTTAGTCGGTTTTTGTAAGTCCGTGTACGTGTTCTTCTGTTTCGACGACAATGGAAAAGCCCCCTTTTATAAAATTCTAACTATTATTTTGATATACTAACACTACCATAAAATCTCTAAGGATAAAAATTCACACGAAAAAAACCACCTTTTGTGTGGTGACCCCTAAAAGTTAGAGTTTTATATTAAGCAGCTAATTGGCTGGTATGGATACGGTATTGAACCGGACTCATGCCTGCCAATTTTTGTTTAATGCGTTTGTGATTATAATAGTGGATGTATAATTCGATATCCTTCTTGAGTTCTGCGTAGGTTCTAAGAGCTACACCATAATACATTTCCTGCTTTAATAACCCGAAGAAATTCTCCATTGGAGAATTGTCCAAACAGTTTCCTTTGCGGGACATACTCTGAAATATTTTTTGCCCCTTAAGAGCCTCCACCCATTTCCTATGTTGATAATGCCAACCCTGATCAGAATGTATAGTTGTGCGATATCTTGCATCTTTTACAATCTTGAGCGCCTCTTTCAATGGTTCCATGACGAAGTCTAGCGTTGGATGCGCATTAATGCCATAAGAAATCACCTCGCCATTATGCAAGTCCATAATTGGACTGAGATAGAGTTTGCGACCATCAGAGCACTTGAATTCAGTAATATCGGTTGTCAATTTCTGAAGAGGGACAGTTGTCTGGAACCGGCGGTTCACTCGATTCTTTGCCATTTTTCCAATCGTTCCTTTATAAGAACTGTAGTTGCGTGACTTTCTCATGAACTTCAGTCCCTTCAACCCAAGTTTCCTCATAATGCGCTGGACTTTCTTATGGTTCACACATAACCCCTCGTTCCTTAGTGCCAGTTGAATACGACGGTATCCATAGTTGCCATC
Proteins encoded in this region:
- a CDS encoding NRAMP family divalent metal transporter, whose translation is MGASAIGPGFLTQTAVFTEQLLASFGFVILMSIILDIGVQVNVWRIIAVSKKRGQDIANMVLPGLGYFLAFAVALGGLAFNVGNIGGAGLGMNVLFGIDVRIGAVITAAIAIGIFLSKEAGVAMDKIARYLGLMMVLLTLYVAFQSNPPVGEAVFRTFAPETIDVFAIITLVGGTVGGYITFAGGHRLLDAGISGKENLHQVTKSSVTGIVIASIMRIFLFLAVLGVVATGFKLDPNNPPASVFMEAAGMVGYKMFGLVLWAAGITSVVGAAYTSVSFLRTLSKKIDRNNSKVIIGFIVVSTIIFALIGEPVLLLILAGAFNGLILPVALGTLLIAAYKKEIVGDYKHPMWLTIFGAIVFIATAYLAAVTLINQVPKLFS
- a CDS encoding IS3 family transposase; protein product: MPKKVAGFSEGSGRLSRKAQTALSFELKEKFRLKDVLQIVGIPESSYHYHIKHMHAENPDQELEDKIQFIFDENDGNYGYRRIQLALRNEGLCVNHKKVQRIMRKLGLKGLKFMRKSRNYSSYKGTIGKMAKNRVNRRFQTTVPLQKLTTDITEFKCSDGRKLYLSPIMDLHNGEVISYGINAHPTLDFVMEPLKEALKIVKDARYRTTIHSDQGWHYQHRKWVEALKGQKIFQSMSRKGNCLDNSPMENFFGLLKQEMYYGVALRTYAELKKDIELYIHYYNHKRIKQKLAGMSPVQYRIHTSQLAA
- a CDS encoding LamB/YcsF family protein; the protein is MKTVDLNSDLGESFGAYTIGNDEEVLQYISSANIACGFHAGDYNVLMKTVQKAAELGVSIGAHPGFPDLAGFGRRDMHMSKQEIFNLVVYQIGAIQAAAKVAGTHVHHVKPHGALYNLASKDEMVATAIAEAVYAVDPDLILFGLAESELVWAGEKVGLRVAQEVFADRTYQLDGTLTPRSHPNAMIHDADLAVERVLRMITEGKVTTVNGEDIFIQADTICVHGDEPEALEFVRKLRAKLKENKIEIHAIGTVNNP
- the pxpB gene encoding 5-oxoprolinase subunit PxpB, which encodes MKVQFHPLGDTGLQVLFGSDISEDTNQLIRMFADYLRKQNIEGIIEWVPAYTTLTIFYQPDKIVYKDLCKKLEDIQEKLHKADFQSNSTVYEIPVLYGGEVGPDLSEVASHNEMSEDEVISIHSAQPYLIYMMGFVPGFPYLGGMPKEIATPRRENPRAKIEAGSVGIAGEQTGVYPLETPGGWQIIGRTPVKLYDPEREDPILLSAGAYIRFVPVGQKEYEEIEEAVARGEYKVKSYEKGGAHDEDR